From Hirundo rustica isolate bHirRus1 chromosome 1, bHirRus1.pri.v3, whole genome shotgun sequence, a single genomic window includes:
- the LOC120758110 gene encoding myosin regulatory light chain 2, smooth muscle minor isoform isoform X1: MHVGFKSVELAGEISSCLCGQTKKDITMEFPFMIQLLGAPCQVSNTKQEPTATMSSKRAKTKTTKKRPQRATSNVFAMFDQSQIQEFKEAFNMIDQNRDGFIDKEDLHDMLASLGKNPTDEYLDAMMNEAPGPINFTMFLTMFGEKLNGTDPEDVIRNAFACFDEEATGFIQEDYLRELLTTMGDRFTDEEVDELYREAPIDKKGNFNYIEFTRILKHGAKDKDD; the protein is encoded by the exons ATGCACGTAGGATTTAAAAGTGTGGAATTAGCAGGGGAAATCAGTAGCTGTCTGTGCGGACAGACCAAGAAGGACATAACCATGGAATTTCCTTTTATGATCCAGTTGCTTGGTGCACCCTGTCAGGTATCTAATACAAAGCAAG AACCAACAGCCACCATGTCTAGCAAAAGGGCAAAGACAAAGACCACCAAGAAGCGCCCTCAGCGCGCCACTTCCAATGTATTTGCGATGTTTGATCAGTCGCAGATCCAGGAATTCAAGGAAGCCTTCAACATGATCGACCAGAACAGGGATGGCTTCATTGACAAAGAGGACTTGCACGACATGCTCGCCTCCCTTG GAAAGAATCCGACGGATGAATACCTGGATGCCATGATGAATGAGGCTCCGGGCCCCATCAACTTCACGATGTTCCTCACCATGTTTGGTGAGAAGTTAAATGGCACCGACCCGGAGGATGTCATCAGGAATGCTTTTGCTTGCTTTGATGAAGAAGCAACAG GGTTCATCCAAGAAGACTACCTGCGGGAGCTGCTGACCACGATGGGGGACAGGTTCACGGATGAAGAGGTGGATGAGCTGTACAGAGAGGCCCCCATCGACAAAAAGGGCAATTTCAACTACATCGAATTCACGCGCATCCTGAAACATGGAGCAAAAGACAAGGACGACTGA
- the LOC120758110 gene encoding myosin regulatory light chain 2, smooth muscle minor isoform isoform X3, with protein sequence MSSKRAKTKTTKKRPQRATSNVFAMFDQSQIQEFKEAFNMIDQNRDGFIDKEDLHDMLASLGKNPTDEYLDAMMNEAPGPINFTMFLTMFGEKLNGTDPEDVIRNAFACFDEEATGFIQEDYLRELLTTMGDRFTDEEVDELYREAPIDKKGNFNYIEFTRILKHGAKDKDD encoded by the exons ATGTCTAGCAAAAGGGCAAAGACAAAGACCACCAAGAAGCGCCCTCAGCGCGCCACTTCCAATGTATTTGCGATGTTTGATCAGTCGCAGATCCAGGAATTCAAGGAAGCCTTCAACATGATCGACCAGAACAGGGATGGCTTCATTGACAAAGAGGACTTGCACGACATGCTCGCCTCCCTTG GAAAGAATCCGACGGATGAATACCTGGATGCCATGATGAATGAGGCTCCGGGCCCCATCAACTTCACGATGTTCCTCACCATGTTTGGTGAGAAGTTAAATGGCACCGACCCGGAGGATGTCATCAGGAATGCTTTTGCTTGCTTTGATGAAGAAGCAACAG GGTTCATCCAAGAAGACTACCTGCGGGAGCTGCTGACCACGATGGGGGACAGGTTCACGGATGAAGAGGTGGATGAGCTGTACAGAGAGGCCCCCATCGACAAAAAGGGCAATTTCAACTACATCGAATTCACGCGCATCCTGAAACATGGAGCAAAAGACAAGGACGACTGA